The following are encoded together in the Capsulimonas corticalis genome:
- a CDS encoding ATP-grasp domain-containing protein: MPTLVTPAREDEERDAVVAAWVGRGWSVRRLDRFWEPPILERADVRLYGDMTFCLFLAERLGLELISPPDDLLLRVDARWLGRDIQGVLLADALQQSYPIFVKSAVPKLFRAAVYDAPSDLEQETIGLAEDTLVLVSNHIKFTCEVRCLIRRDKVVSAAVYEGEANVDEAKVFAEDFVRSHAVAVTYILDVGWIEGHGWAVIEANAIWGGGLNGCDPEIMADCLALATIE, from the coding sequence ATGCCGACCCTAGTCACGCCAGCACGAGAAGACGAAGAGCGAGACGCCGTTGTCGCGGCCTGGGTGGGCCGGGGATGGAGCGTCCGCCGCCTGGATCGGTTCTGGGAGCCGCCCATTTTGGAGCGTGCGGATGTCAGACTCTATGGCGACATGACCTTCTGCCTATTTCTCGCGGAGCGTCTCGGTCTTGAGCTGATCTCACCGCCGGATGATCTGCTCTTGCGTGTGGACGCCCGATGGCTGGGGCGTGATATCCAAGGCGTGCTGCTGGCCGACGCGCTCCAGCAGTCCTATCCCATCTTCGTCAAATCCGCTGTTCCGAAACTTTTTCGCGCGGCCGTCTATGACGCCCCCAGCGACCTGGAGCAAGAAACCATCGGTCTGGCGGAAGATACCCTCGTGCTTGTGTCGAACCACATCAAGTTTACCTGCGAGGTTCGCTGCCTGATCCGCCGCGACAAGGTCGTATCCGCAGCCGTATATGAAGGCGAAGCGAATGTTGACGAGGCAAAAGTGTTCGCGGAGGATTTCGTTAGAAGCCACGCCGTCGCCGTCACCTATATCCTCGACGTGGGGTGGATCGAGGGGCATGGCTGGGCGGTGATTGAGGCCAACGCCATTTGGGGCGGAGGCTTGAACGGCTGCGACCCCGAGATAATGGCGGACTGCTTGGCCCTCGCCACGATTGAGTAA
- a CDS encoding peroxiredoxin family protein: protein MNHVLSPRRFAAVAAALYAFGVLPARAAAPAALVPADGPAIGSQAPGFTLADTQGKHVSSADYRGQILVLNFWAFWCDTWKAETPQLRELAPRQDELGFRLVAVSVDGARLPEFQRSAHGGVPFPVLLDDQKQVSAQYHIAHVPTVVIVDRAGKVRYTARAYPGNYAILAELRKIASTGG, encoded by the coding sequence ATGAACCACGTTCTTTCGCCCCGTCGCTTCGCGGCGGTCGCCGCCGCGCTTTACGCCTTCGGCGTCCTCCCGGCCCGGGCCGCCGCTCCGGCCGCGCTCGTTCCCGCCGACGGGCCCGCCATCGGCAGCCAGGCGCCCGGCTTTACGCTGGCCGACACGCAGGGCAAACATGTCTCCAGCGCCGATTATCGCGGCCAGATCCTCGTCCTGAACTTCTGGGCTTTCTGGTGCGACACCTGGAAGGCCGAGACGCCCCAGCTCCGCGAGCTCGCTCCGCGGCAGGACGAGCTCGGATTCCGCCTGGTCGCCGTCAGCGTCGATGGAGCGCGCCTCCCCGAGTTTCAGCGAAGCGCCCACGGCGGCGTCCCCTTCCCCGTCCTGCTGGACGACCAAAAACAGGTCTCCGCCCAGTATCACATCGCCCACGTCCCCACCGTCGTGATCGTCGACCGCGCCGGCAAGGTCCGCTACACCGCCCGCGCCTACCCCGGCAACTACGCCATCCTCGCCGAACTGCGCAAGATCGCTTCGACGGGCGGGTAA
- a CDS encoding SpoIIE family protein phosphatase: protein MEQFAIDFRQLGEDSGSLIFAFDAEYRFLYVNPQAERLAGVSREHLLGRTIWEAAPYLEGAVYHDNFRRAMQERAVVEFEAHSPGLERWDHVRCVPELGGGLIVFARDITHEHYAQAAREAALSLLSYDIAERERAEGRLRRLFDSQVVGVIFWNLDTSLITDANDTFLAMVGYTRDDLAAGLLDFRKMTPAEWTDRNEQGVAAIRAEGSAATYEKEYFRKDGSRVPILIGGTRFEESGAEGFSYVLDITERKRREEQERARLQAIFMQAPAFMATLRGPQHVFEMANPPYYQLVGRSDILGKPVTVALPEVVDQGFVQILDQVYQTGKPFIGKDMRLLLRVTPHGPLDERFLDFAYQPLYDKEKQVSGILVHGIDLTERKRLEIEQERLLGEARARAEREALLNRVGEAIRATTDPEEIQQVAVRALGEALKADRCYFSFNDLAADSHWVGQDFHRSDLPSLAGHYRISEFQVNPEDFYPNERTLIIPDAMEDRWSLPEVLLSALRKLRLRSAISVRIFEGERRVATLSVAMADKPRDWTDDEVRLVEAVAAQTRSAVETARLLAAQQARLKEEALIGRIGVAIRSELDPDAIQEEAAALVGEALNVSRCFYLTYDASRDAAHAGRDYHRGDLASLAGDYRLSDFAEMLTELFASGGTAVIVDVHASLSPAIAQGMLSSQNRALLAVPFFDGGQLVAALWASMDEPRIWTAHEIALIEQAATLTRTALETARVSVKERAIVQQLQEALQPTVPKHIPGLSLGSFTQPALDEASVGGDFMDVFVLDKEQYAIVMGDVSGKGLAAAQQLALIRNTLRTTLYLYRAPAQAAAALNAIVTAHDLLVGFVTAWIGVYDAATGEIRFCSCGHEPALIRKANGDVEALRTASPPLGVADNAEYRDRAFMLASGDALLLYTDGISESGPSRRDLLGTDGLMGLLTKTQVDANVQHQAETIVADASAYANGAFRDDVAVLLARRQ from the coding sequence ATGGAGCAGTTTGCGATAGATTTCCGACAGTTGGGCGAGGATAGCGGCAGTTTGATCTTTGCGTTCGACGCAGAGTACCGCTTTCTCTATGTCAACCCGCAAGCCGAACGCCTCGCCGGAGTCTCGCGTGAGCATCTCCTGGGACGCACGATCTGGGAGGCCGCCCCGTATCTGGAGGGCGCGGTTTACCATGACAACTTTCGGCGAGCGATGCAGGAGCGCGCAGTCGTCGAGTTCGAGGCGCATTCCCCCGGGCTGGAGCGCTGGGACCATGTGCGCTGTGTCCCGGAGCTGGGCGGCGGACTGATCGTCTTCGCCCGGGATATCACGCACGAGCACTACGCGCAAGCCGCGCGGGAGGCGGCGCTGTCGCTTCTCAGCTATGATATCGCCGAGCGTGAGCGCGCCGAGGGCCGCTTACGCCGGCTGTTTGACTCTCAGGTCGTGGGGGTGATCTTCTGGAACCTGGACACGAGCCTGATCACCGACGCGAACGACACTTTCCTCGCAATGGTCGGCTACACGCGCGACGACCTCGCGGCGGGCCTGCTCGATTTTCGCAAAATGACCCCGGCGGAGTGGACGGACAGAAACGAGCAAGGCGTGGCGGCTATTCGCGCGGAAGGCTCCGCCGCCACGTACGAGAAGGAATATTTCCGCAAGGACGGGTCGCGGGTCCCCATTCTCATCGGTGGCACGCGTTTCGAGGAATCGGGCGCCGAAGGCTTCTCCTATGTCCTGGACATCACCGAACGCAAGCGCCGCGAGGAGCAGGAGCGCGCTCGGCTCCAAGCCATCTTCATGCAGGCGCCCGCGTTTATGGCGACGCTGCGCGGGCCACAGCATGTGTTCGAGATGGCGAATCCGCCCTACTACCAGCTGGTCGGACGCAGCGACATCTTAGGCAAGCCCGTTACCGTCGCGCTCCCCGAAGTAGTGGATCAGGGATTCGTCCAAATACTGGATCAGGTCTATCAAACTGGCAAGCCGTTCATCGGCAAGGATATGCGCCTCCTGCTCCGGGTGACGCCCCATGGCCCCCTGGACGAGCGGTTCCTGGATTTCGCTTACCAGCCTCTCTACGACAAGGAAAAGCAGGTCTCCGGCATCCTTGTGCACGGCATTGACCTGACCGAGCGAAAGCGGCTGGAGATCGAGCAGGAGCGCCTGCTGGGCGAAGCCAGGGCGCGCGCCGAGCGGGAGGCGCTGCTCAACCGCGTGGGCGAAGCGATCCGCGCCACCACGGACCCGGAGGAGATCCAGCAGGTGGCGGTGCGCGCGCTGGGCGAAGCGCTCAAAGCCGACCGCTGCTATTTCTCGTTCAACGACCTCGCGGCCGACTCCCATTGGGTCGGTCAGGACTTCCACCGTTCGGACCTTCCCTCACTCGCCGGCCATTACCGGATCTCGGAGTTCCAGGTCAACCCCGAGGACTTCTACCCAAACGAGCGCACCCTGATTATTCCCGATGCAATGGAGGATCGGTGGTCGCTGCCCGAGGTCCTGCTCTCTGCCCTGCGCAAGCTCCGGCTGCGCTCGGCCATCTCCGTTCGCATTTTCGAGGGTGAGCGGCGGGTGGCGACGCTGTCCGTGGCGATGGCGGATAAGCCGCGCGATTGGACGGACGACGAGGTGCGACTCGTGGAGGCCGTCGCCGCTCAAACCCGCTCCGCCGTGGAAACGGCGCGCTTGCTGGCCGCGCAGCAAGCGCGCCTGAAAGAGGAAGCGCTGATCGGGCGGATCGGCGTAGCTATCCGCAGCGAACTGGACCCCGATGCGATTCAGGAAGAGGCGGCGGCGCTGGTCGGGGAAGCGCTGAACGTATCCCGCTGCTTCTATCTCACCTACGATGCGTCTCGTGACGCCGCCCATGCGGGTCGTGATTACCACCGAGGCGATCTTGCCTCTCTCGCCGGCGACTACCGTCTCTCGGATTTCGCCGAGATGCTTACGGAGCTGTTCGCGAGCGGCGGAACGGCGGTCATTGTCGATGTACACGCATCGCTGTCTCCAGCCATCGCCCAGGGGATGCTTTCTTCCCAGAATCGCGCGCTGCTGGCGGTGCCGTTCTTCGACGGCGGGCAGCTGGTGGCCGCGCTGTGGGCTTCCATGGATGAGCCGCGTATCTGGACAGCGCACGAGATCGCGCTGATCGAACAAGCCGCGACCCTCACGCGAACGGCGCTGGAGACGGCCCGCGTCAGCGTCAAGGAACGCGCCATCGTCCAGCAGCTGCAAGAAGCGCTGCAGCCGACCGTCCCCAAGCACATCCCGGGTCTCTCTCTTGGCAGCTTCACCCAGCCCGCCCTGGATGAAGCGTCGGTCGGCGGAGACTTCATGGATGTGTTCGTTCTGGACAAAGAGCAGTACGCAATCGTCATGGGGGATGTGTCTGGCAAGGGGCTGGCGGCGGCGCAGCAGTTGGCGCTCATCCGAAACACATTGCGCACCACCCTCTACCTTTACCGCGCTCCCGCCCAGGCCGCCGCCGCGCTCAACGCCATTGTCACCGCCCACGATCTCCTCGTTGGCTTCGTGACCGCCTGGATCGGAGTCTACGACGCCGCGACGGGAGAGATCCGCTTTTGCTCCTGCGGCCATGAGCCCGCGCTGATCCGAAAGGCGAATGGCGACGTCGAGGCGCTAAGAACGGCAAGCCCGCCGCTCGGAGTCGCGGACAACGCGGAGTATCGGGACCGCGCCTTCATGCTCGCGTCCGGGGACGCGCTCTTGCTGTACACGGACGGGATCAGCGAGTCAGGCCCCAGCCGCCGCGATCTGCTGGGGACCGATGGACTGATGGGGCTGCTGACGAAGACGCAGGTGGACGCCAACGTTCAGCATCAAGCGGAGACGATCGTCGCGGACGCCAGCGCTTACGCCAACGGCGCGTTCCGTGACGATGTGGCTGTCCTGCTCGCACGCCGCCAGTAA
- a CDS encoding M48 family metalloprotease — MNHTSRLRPESHTGHAVATPNAPARSAALILQSILLVVGFMLFLLLAAPLLLLLFFVTVCESLSVVRSDGGLYLEGYRAVSDLTMVFLRLLAPAPETDYALDLSREDAPRLHRLIREIADAVGTAPPDRVQLEMMNNASVRLRGYRRAAGRTTLRLGYDLLASLTEPQFASVLAHEMAHAKCVQRGYKGLLAASVRRMDRLRCGLDEFLEEFEGGSRTQHRPARLLLQIARFFTRHGSRLLGARSRQDEFEADRLAAQACGAEMTRDALMRTHVSDYKGQNLAQRDRILQMERPGSYASWLTQRLRPEDDAERAKLEAKALEESAHDDYSSHPALADRLAALGTETSYAAAPAIGGDSAVQLLDSPDDWARRLIARLEQAEANAQDEDSRSVLKQLRRQKFRSQSASMCILGVVCVLMFGGFSLAFWIGGGAFAQSRDLFSIALMGGFTLLGVYLIVASTRRTFAEIPLPRFADWRAAQEAEDAKLDGGWQQALESQLRAGEPAGGAKARKEYWRDQCRQSLAAADCPRAWVAGRIYGGLSSGACEALLAQGIGAVYFGQQSMVRDALFKAFSKFGLGASISWAMGWGIYQLGGVRDAEPFLLDAAARHPQSATVWAVLGRAQHRRGKLHCALDAARKAHQYEPDEPRHSLFLAQVLLDLGRLSAAKESLARAAALRGDLEARGIALTIALLEGDCDGAQAQSIAIQEIDPGWRTLWKLSGWHDDAGDSAGSRAILEKLSALGFRPEALLAMAALDARAGSADAARVRIGLALNLTRPLAEGARGPIAMLQAAMRLRNTLETPRPGCGAWTASLDIAANPGPEKRLQLLIVAENLDAAKAIAAGLYSTLFPGQQWDERKSTWRPSEEKNQPSGPSAPGIHGSRVF, encoded by the coding sequence GTGAATCACACTTCCCGCCTACGACCCGAATCCCACACGGGGCATGCCGTAGCGACGCCGAATGCGCCGGCCCGGTCGGCTGCGCTCATCCTTCAGTCGATTCTTCTGGTCGTCGGCTTCATGCTCTTTTTGCTGCTTGCGGCGCCCCTGCTTCTCCTGCTGTTCTTTGTCACCGTCTGCGAATCGTTGTCGGTCGTGCGCTCGGACGGCGGGCTGTATCTGGAAGGATACCGCGCCGTTTCCGATCTGACGATGGTGTTTCTGCGTCTCCTGGCGCCCGCGCCGGAAACGGACTACGCGCTGGACCTGTCGCGCGAGGACGCGCCCCGGCTGCACCGGCTGATCCGTGAGATAGCCGACGCCGTGGGGACCGCGCCGCCGGACCGGGTGCAGCTGGAGATGATGAACAACGCTTCAGTTCGGCTGCGCGGCTACCGGCGCGCGGCGGGACGCACGACGCTGCGGCTGGGCTACGATCTGCTGGCGAGCCTGACGGAGCCCCAGTTCGCGTCCGTGCTGGCGCATGAGATGGCGCACGCCAAGTGCGTCCAGCGCGGTTATAAAGGGCTGCTCGCGGCGTCGGTGCGCCGCATGGATCGGCTGCGCTGCGGTTTGGACGAGTTTTTGGAGGAGTTTGAAGGCGGCTCGCGCACGCAGCACCGGCCGGCGCGCCTGCTGCTCCAGATCGCGCGTTTCTTCACCCGCCATGGATCCCGCCTGCTGGGCGCGCGCTCCCGTCAGGACGAATTTGAGGCGGACCGCCTCGCCGCCCAGGCCTGCGGCGCGGAGATGACGCGCGATGCGCTGATGCGGACCCATGTCTCGGACTATAAGGGCCAGAACCTCGCGCAGCGCGATCGCATCCTTCAGATGGAGCGCCCCGGATCGTATGCGAGCTGGCTGACCCAACGCCTGCGGCCGGAGGACGACGCCGAACGCGCAAAGCTGGAGGCCAAGGCGCTGGAGGAAAGCGCGCACGACGATTACAGCTCGCATCCGGCGCTCGCCGATCGTCTCGCGGCCCTGGGGACGGAGACATCATACGCCGCCGCGCCCGCGATCGGCGGCGATTCCGCCGTTCAGCTTCTGGACAGTCCGGACGACTGGGCGCGCCGGCTGATCGCGCGTCTGGAGCAGGCGGAGGCGAACGCGCAGGACGAGGACAGCCGAAGCGTTCTGAAGCAGCTAAGGCGGCAGAAGTTCCGCTCGCAGTCGGCCAGCATGTGCATTCTGGGGGTCGTCTGCGTGCTGATGTTCGGCGGCTTCTCCCTGGCGTTCTGGATCGGCGGCGGCGCATTCGCCCAGAGTCGAGATCTGTTCAGCATCGCCCTGATGGGCGGGTTCACGCTTCTGGGAGTCTATTTGATCGTCGCGAGCACGCGACGCACGTTCGCGGAGATTCCCCTCCCGCGCTTCGCCGATTGGCGCGCCGCGCAGGAGGCGGAAGACGCCAAGCTCGACGGCGGCTGGCAGCAGGCCCTGGAATCCCAGCTGCGCGCCGGCGAGCCCGCCGGCGGCGCCAAAGCGCGCAAGGAGTATTGGCGCGACCAGTGCCGGCAATCCCTGGCCGCCGCCGATTGCCCCCGCGCATGGGTCGCGGGACGGATTTACGGCGGCCTGAGCAGCGGCGCCTGCGAAGCGCTGCTGGCCCAGGGGATCGGCGCGGTGTACTTTGGGCAGCAGTCGATGGTGCGGGACGCGCTTTTCAAGGCATTCTCCAAGTTTGGCCTGGGGGCGTCGATCAGCTGGGCGATGGGCTGGGGCATTTATCAACTGGGCGGCGTGCGGGACGCCGAGCCGTTCCTGCTGGACGCCGCCGCGCGCCATCCGCAATCGGCGACGGTCTGGGCGGTGCTCGGACGCGCTCAGCACCGGCGCGGCAAGCTCCACTGCGCGCTAGACGCAGCCCGCAAGGCGCATCAGTACGAACCGGACGAGCCGCGCCACTCGCTGTTTCTGGCGCAAGTCCTGCTGGACCTGGGCCGGCTGAGCGCGGCCAAAGAATCGCTCGCCAGGGCGGCGGCGCTGCGCGGCGACCTGGAGGCGCGCGGGATCGCCCTGACCATCGCGCTGCTGGAAGGCGATTGCGACGGCGCGCAGGCCCAGTCCATCGCGATCCAGGAAATCGATCCGGGATGGCGGACTTTGTGGAAACTGAGCGGCTGGCATGACGACGCCGGGGATTCGGCCGGCTCCCGCGCCATACTGGAGAAGCTGTCCGCGCTGGGGTTCCGCCCCGAAGCGCTGCTGGCGATGGCGGCGCTGGACGCGCGCGCGGGCAGCGCCGACGCCGCGCGCGTCCGGATCGGCCTGGCGCTCAATCTCACGCGCCCGCTCGCGGAGGGCGCGCGCGGCCCGATCGCCATGCTGCAAGCGGCCATGCGCCTGCGCAATACCCTGGAAACGCCGCGCCCTGGATGCGGCGCCTGGACCGCGAGCCTGGATATCGCGGCGAACCCCGGCCCCGAAAAGCGGCTGCAGCTCCTGATCGTCGCCGAAAACCTCGACGCCGCCAAGGCGATCGCCGCCGGCCTTTACAGCACGCTGTTTCCCGGCCAGCAGTGGGACGAACGCAAATCGACATGGCGTCCCTCCGAGGAAAAGAACCAGCCGTCCGGCCCAAGCGCGCCCGGAATTCATGGCAGCCGCGTATTTTGA